The DNA region CCGATCAATACCATCGATGAGGCCTTTGCCGATCCCCAGCTGAAACACCGTGGTCTGGAGATTCATCTGCGTGATGAACGGGGACAGGATGTGCCCATGGTCGGCTGTCCGATCAAGCTCTCGGGCACGCCCGTCAGCTATACCCGCGTTCCGCCGAAGTTGGGGGAACATACCGATGCCATTTTGAGCGAACTGGGTTATGACGCTGTTTCCATCGCACAACTCAGAGGCAAAGGCTCCATTTAAACGTTTGTTTGATTTTTGACGAACGTGGTGGGTTCATTGCATTATTGCGTGTATTAGAGCGCAAAGCGCAAAGGAGAAACGGTGGAACGCGAATCGATGCAGTATGACGTGGTGATTGTCGGCGCCGGTCCGTCCGGGCTGGCCGCCGCGATTCGTCTCAAGCAACTGGCCGCCGAGGCGGGTCGGGAAATCAGCGTCTGTGTGCTGGAAAAAGGCTCGGAAGTCGGTGCGCATATCATGTCCGGTGCCATCATCGAACCGCGCGCGCTCAATGAGCTGATCCCTGACTGGCGGGAAAAGGGCGCGCCGCTGAACACGCCGGCGCGTGAGGACCGCTTTCTGCTGCTGACGCAGACCGAGTCGGTGCAGCTGCCGACCCCGCCGCAGATGCACAACGAAGGCAACTACATCGTCAGCCTGGGCAATTTCTGTCGCTGGCTGGCGACCCAGGCCGAAGAACTGGGCGTCGAAATCTACCCGGGCTTTGCCGCGGCCGAGGTGCTCTACCACGCCGATGGCTCGGTCAAGGGGGTGGCGACCGGCGACATGGGCATTGGCCGCGATGGCGAGAAGACGGATGCCTGGCAGCCGGGCATGGAGCTTTGGGCCAAGCAGACGCTGTTCGCCGAGGGCTGTCGAGGCTCGCTGACCAAGACCTTGCTGGCACGTTTCAAGCTGGATGCCGACAGCGATGTCCAGACTTACGGCATCGGCATCAAGGAGCTGTGGGAGGTCAAGCCCGAACTGCATCAGCCGGGCATGATTACCCATACCATCGGCTGGCCGCTGGACAACAGCACCTATGGCGGCTCCTTCCTCTATCACCTGGAAGACAATCTGGTGGCGGTGGGGTTTGTCATCGGTCTGGATTATGCCAACCCCTATCTGTCTCCCTACGAAGAATTCCAGCGCTTCAAGACCCATCCGGCGATCCGTGGCGTCTTTGAGGGGGGGCGCCGCATTGCTTACGGGGCACGTGCGCTGTACGAGGGCGGGATTCAGTCCCAGCCCAGGCTGACTTTCCCGGGGGGCGCGCTGATCGGCGATACCGCCGGCTTCCTCAATGTACCGAAGATCAAGGGTTCGCATGCGGCCATGAAGTCCGGCATGCTGGCCGCCGAGGGCGTCTTCGAGCAGCTGTCGCAGCAGCCCGAGACCGAAGGGGCCGAGGTGCAGGGCTATACACAGCGTTACCGCCAGAGCTGGCTGTATGACGAGCTCTATCGCGTGCGCAATATTCGTCCTTCCTTCCGCTACGGGCTGTGGGCCGGCATGATCTATTCGGCCATCGATACCTGGCTGTTCCGCGGCAAGGCGCCCTGGACGCTGCATCACACCCACAAGGACAGCGAGTGTCTGCAGACCGCCGACAGTGTCGAGCCGATCAGCTATCCGAAACCGGATGGCGTGCTGACCTTCGATCGCCTGTCGTCGGTTTTTCTGTCCAGTACCAATCACAGTGAGGATCAGCCGATTCACTTGCGGCTGAAGGACCCTTCGGTGCCGATTGACATCAATCTGGCAAAGTATGCTGCGCCGGAAACCCGCTATTGTCCGGCCGGGGTCTATGAGATCGTGCAGGAGGGCAGTGGTCCGCGGCTGCAGATCAATGCGCAGAACTGTGTGCACTGCAAGACCTGTGACATCAAGGATCCGACGCAGAACATCGTCTGGAGCGTGCCGGAGGGCGGCGGCGGTCCCAACTATCCGAATATGTAATTCCGGAAGACCTGTCGTCAGAAGTGATGAAAAGAGGCTTGACTTACTTCTGACGGCGGGTCAGCATACTCACCATGAGCCAACAGACATTCTCCCTGAACCGTTATTGGTATTGGTACCGCACTGACGCGCGGCGCCAAGGGGTCTGTCTGTTCTGAAGTTATTGCAGAATGATCACGACAAATGCCGCCGCGAACCGGGCGGCATTTGTTTTTTCACCTAGTGACGATACAGATGATCTCCCCGGCCAGCGGTCGAACAAGGGGATCCCCATCATGGAAGAATTGACCGGCGACCGACAGGTTGCGACCGAACAGACAGACTCCGGGCATCTGGTGATGCTCCGGCCGGTCACGCTGGTGACCGATGTACAGGCTTTCTCTTCGGTCTGGCGCCCTTATGCCCAGCTGGCACCGCAGATCGAGCGGCTGCGTCAGCAGGGGGCCGGTCAGTGTGTGATGGAGTCTTCTCTGCCGGAAATCCGTGCGCTGGCCATGCTGCTGGCCGCACGGCGGGCCGATCGCCATGCCGCACGCTCCCCGACGCATTTCGCCGATGAGGCCGACTGGCTGTGCGCCCGGGCGTTTTTGCTGGGGTTGTCGCATGTCGAGATCACGCTGGCCCAGATGGCCATGTTCGACGAGGCCAATCTCAGGTTGCGCCGGCTCGCTGCCCATGGTTTGCCCGTGGCAACGGGCCTGCTGCCGGTCTTGAATACGTCTCCCCAGTTGCCGACGGCGCCGATGGTGCTGCATGGCTGGAGTCCCTTGTCCGTTGACGAGGGGGAGGGGGTGGTGGCGTCAGCTGCCGGCTCGCCTCAGGCGCGAGCCTTGCGCCAGCGTTGTCAGAAGCGTTTTGCCCTGTTGCTGGGGGCCTGGCGGCCTAGGCCATAAAAACGGGGCACCCTTGCGGAATGCCCCCAGCGCTCTGCGCGAGCCGTCAAATCCGGGAAAACCCGGATGGCCAACAATATGCAAGCCTGCCGGGAGGGATGTCCGGGGCCATGATTGTGACTGGCGCCGATGCTACCGGTTTTGACCCGCCCTTGTCGTCAGTCAAACGACATCCCCTTGAGCCATGTCAAAAGCATGGCCAGGCCTGGAGATGTCACCGACAATCCAACAAATTGCTGTAAACAAAGCGTTTTCATGGCTTAGTTGTGCCGTTTTTGGCACAATGCGCATCCCTGCCGAGATATTTCACGATGCAAAACGATGACCTGATGCTGCTGGTCACGCGCCAGATGCCTTACGGCAAGTACAAAGGACGGCTGATTGCCGATTTGCCGCTTCATTATCTGTCCTGGTTTTCACGTGAGGGATTTCCGCCGGGAGAGATCGGTCGTCTGTTGCAGCTGGTGTTTGAGCTCCAGCATAACGGGCTGATGTCTCTTTTGGATCCTCTAAGAAAGCGTTAAGCATGGCAATTCAATGGTTTCCCGGCCACATGAACAAGGCGCGCAAGGCAATTGCCGAGCGCGTACAGGATATCGATGTGGTCATCGAGCTGCTCGATGCCCGTCTGCCGGCATCCAGTGCCAATCCGATGCTGGCGCAGCTGACGCGCAACAAGCGGGCACTGAAGATCCTCAACAAGCAGGATCTGGCCGACCCTCAGGTGACCAGGCTGTGGCTGGATCATTACAACGGTCAGCCCAATACCCGCGCTCTGGCCCTGGATGCCGGTGACCGCGCGCCGACGCAGAAACTGATTACCGCCTGTCGTGATCTGGTCCCTCATCGCGGCGGGCTGGACAAGCCGCTGCGGGTGCTGATCTGCGGCATCCCGAACGTGGGTAAATCCACGCTGATCAACACCATGACCGGGCGCCGTGTCGCCAAGACCGGCAATGAGCCGGGCATCACCAAGTCACAGCAGCGTATCCTGCTGGCCGATGACTTCGAGCTGTTCGACACCCCGGGGATGCTGTGGCCGAAAATCCTGGTCGAGGAGGGGGGCTACAACCTGGCCGCCAGCGGTGCCATCGGTCGCAATGCCATGGACGAGGAAGAGGTCAGCCTGGTTCTGTTGGGCTATCTGATGCGCCGTTACCCGGATGCCCTTTGCCAGCGCTACAAGCTCGACAGTCTGGAAGGGCTGCAGGACGTGGATGTGCTTGAGGCCATCGGGCGCAAGCGCGGGGCCATGCTGGGCGGCGGACGGGTCAATATCCAGAAGGCTGCCGAGGTGGTGTTGACCGATTTCCGGGCTGGTTCGACCGGCCGTATTACCCTGGAGCGCCCGGAAGAGTGGGTGGTCTGGCTCAAAGTGGCGCGGGAGCGCGAAGCGCAGCGCCTGGTGGACAAGGCCGCGCGCGAGAAGGAAAGACAGGGCAAGTCGGCGGCCGAGTAAACCCGGCCGGGCTCAGACCTGCTCGCCCGGCTGCTCGAACCAGGTTTGCAGGATGGCTTGCGCCGCGACCTGGTCCAGCACGGGTTTTTGCTTGCGGCCGCGCAGGCCGGCCTCACGCAGCAGCGATTCGGCCAGCAGCGAGGTGTGACGCTCGTCCACCAGCCATACCGGCAGGGCAAAGCGCCCCTTGAGCCGGTTGGCGAAGCGGCGAGCCAGTCTTGTCATGTCGTGTTCGGTGCCGTCGGCGTGAGTCGGCAGCCCGACCACCAGCGATTGCGGCTGCCATTCGGCGATCAGGGCGGCAATGCGCGCAAAGCGCTCGTCATTGCTTTCGGTGTCGATGGTACAAAGGGGGTGGGCAATGCCGACCAGCGCTTCGCCGGTGGCGACCCCGATACGGCGTTCGCCGAAATCAAATGCCAGTGCGGATCCCTCAGGCATGACCGACATCCCCGGACAGCAGGGACGGATCAAACCCCAGCAGGGCCATGGCGGCGTCGTAGCGTTCTTCCGCCGGCAGATCGAAGATGATCTGCGGGTCGCTTTGCACGGTCAGCCAGGCGTTGCTGGCGATTTCCTCTTCCAGCTGTCCGCCTGACCAGCCGGCATAGCCGAGCGTGACCAGAATGTGCTCGGGCCCCTTTTGTTCGGATACCGCGATCAGCACATCCTTGGAGGTGGTCAGCATGATGTCGTCGGTCACCTTCAGGCTGGACTGCCAGTCGCTGATCGGACTGTGCAGCACGAAGCCGCGGTCTGGCTGAACCGGCCCGCCGAACAGCACCTGGGTGGCGGCGATCGGGCCCGGCTCGATCGACAGGTCGATCTGGTCGAACAGCTGGGCGAGCGCAATGCCGGAGGGTTTGTTGATGATCAGCCCCATGGCCCCGTGCTCACCGTGCTCGCACAGGTAGACCAGCGCGCGGGCAAAGAGCGGGTCGGCCATGTTGGGCATGGCGATGAGAAACTGATTGGCGAGCGATAACGATTTCATTTTTGCATTATGGCACAGGCGGCACATAAAGACGCTTGCCGTACCCGGTGGGGACGGGATCGCGTTCGGCACGCCGTGACAAGCCTTGTTAAACTGTCGGTTTCGAGCGTCTCGCAAGCGAGGGTGTGGTGCGGCTTACGCATATAAAGCTATCCGGATTCAAATCATTTGTCGATCCGACCTCCATCCCGGTTCCCGGCCAGCTGGTGGCGGTGATCGGGCCGAATGGCTGCGGCAAATCCAATGTGATCGATGCCGTACGCTGGGTGTTGGGTGAGTCCTCCGCCAAGCAGTTGCGTGGCGAGTCGATGCAGGACGTGATTTTCAACGGATCCACCACCCGCAAGCCGGTTTCGCGTGCCTCGGTCGAGCTGGTCTTCGACAATGCCGACGGCCAGATGGCCGGCCCCTGGGGCCAGTACGCCGAAATCGCCATCAAGCGCGTGCTGACCCGCCAGGGTGAGTCCAGCTATCTGATCAACAATCAGGTGGTGCGCCGGCGCGACATCACCGACCTGTTTCTCGGTACCGGCGTGGGGGCACGGGGATATGCGGTGATCGAGCAGGGCATGATCTCGCGCATCATCGAAGCCCGGCCGGAAGAGCTGCGCGTCTATCTGGAGGAGGCGGCCGGCGTGTCGCGCTACAAGGACCGGCGCCGCGAAACCGAAAACCGCCTGGCGGATACCCGAGACAATCTGTCCCGTGTCGACGACCTGCGTCTGGAGCTGGAACGCCAGGTCGAGCGACTGACCGAACAGGCCGCCGTGGCCGCGCAATACCATGATCTGCGTGCCGCCCTGACGCACAAGCAGAATCTGCTGGCGCTGGCCCGGCGCGAGGAAGCTGCCCGCGACGAAGCCCATGCCCGCGCAGAACTGGCGCGGCTGGAGAGCGAAGAGGCTCGCTTGTCGCAGGCGCTCTCCGCCCTGGATGCCGAGCTGGAAACCGTGCGCGACAGCCACTTCAGTGCCGGTGACCGGGTCCAGGCGGCACAACATCAGGTCTTTGAAACCAATGCCCAGCTGGCGCGACTGGAAGAACAACAACGCCATCGTCAGGAAACCCGTGCCCGCATCGAGCGCGATCTGGCGCGGGCTCGCAATGACCGCGCCATGCTGGCGGATGAGCAGTCAGGCATTGCGGATCAGCGCAGCGAGTGGCTGGCACAGCGTGAAGAGCTGCAGATGCAGCTGGAAGAGGCCATGCTGCGGCTGGAAGACGACCGGGCCCAGCTGCCGGACGTCGAGGCTGAGCATGCCGGTCACGAGGCCCTGCAGAGTCGTCTGAGCGAACAGCATGGCGAGCGCTTGCGTCAGCGTGATCTGGCCAGTCAGCATATCCAGCACCTGCAGCAGTCCCTGCAGCAAAAAAATGATCGTCTCAAGGCGCTGCAGCAAGAGCAGATTGCCTTGAATCTTCCCAGCCAAAGCGCGCTGGATGAAGCGCAGCGAGTGGTCGACGACGCGCGCGAGGCGCTGGCCTCGGTGCAGCAACGCGTGGTGCGTGATGAGGCCAAGCAGGCTGATCTGGCCAGCGAGCGCGAAAAGCTGGATGAAAGCTTGCACCGGCTGCGGGGCGAGCTGGCACGGGCCGAGGCCGAGGTCTCGGCGCTGAGCGCGCTGTTGTCGCGCCAGCAGGATGCCGGTGCACTGACGGACTGGCTGGCCGAACAGGGGCTGCAGCAGGCTCCGCAGCTGTGGCAGGCACTGCAAGTGGAGGAAACCTGGCGCAGTGCGCTGGAAGCGGTGCTGGCCGAACGCCTGACGGCACGCCATGGCATGTTGCCCGCGCAGCCGCCACCGGCCGCCCTGGTGCTGATCGATGAGGCACCGGCCTCAGCCCCCGCGGTGGTGGCGAGGTCTCTGCCTGCATTGCGCGACCGCGTGCAGGCCGGTGCGCCGTTCGCGGCGGCGCTGGACGACTGGCTGGCCGGGGTCTATCTGGCCGAGGACTTGCAGCAGGCACTGGCCTTGCGCCCGCAGCTGGCGACGGGAGAATGTCTGCTGACCCCGCAGGGACACCG from Paludibacterium sp. B53371 includes:
- a CDS encoding electron transfer flavoprotein-ubiquinone oxidoreductase, whose product is MQYDVVIVGAGPSGLAAAIRLKQLAAEAGREISVCVLEKGSEVGAHIMSGAIIEPRALNELIPDWREKGAPLNTPAREDRFLLLTQTESVQLPTPPQMHNEGNYIVSLGNFCRWLATQAEELGVEIYPGFAAAEVLYHADGSVKGVATGDMGIGRDGEKTDAWQPGMELWAKQTLFAEGCRGSLTKTLLARFKLDADSDVQTYGIGIKELWEVKPELHQPGMITHTIGWPLDNSTYGGSFLYHLEDNLVAVGFVIGLDYANPYLSPYEEFQRFKTHPAIRGVFEGGRRIAYGARALYEGGIQSQPRLTFPGGALIGDTAGFLNVPKIKGSHAAMKSGMLAAEGVFEQLSQQPETEGAEVQGYTQRYRQSWLYDELYRVRNIRPSFRYGLWAGMIYSAIDTWLFRGKAPWTLHHTHKDSECLQTADSVEPISYPKPDGVLTFDRLSSVFLSSTNHSEDQPIHLRLKDPSVPIDINLAKYAAPETRYCPAGVYEIVQEGSGPRLQINAQNCVHCKTCDIKDPTQNIVWSVPEGGGGPNYPNM
- the ylqF gene encoding ribosome biogenesis GTPase YlqF, which produces MAIQWFPGHMNKARKAIAERVQDIDVVIELLDARLPASSANPMLAQLTRNKRALKILNKQDLADPQVTRLWLDHYNGQPNTRALALDAGDRAPTQKLITACRDLVPHRGGLDKPLRVLICGIPNVGKSTLINTMTGRRVAKTGNEPGITKSQQRILLADDFELFDTPGMLWPKILVEEGGYNLAASGAIGRNAMDEEEVSLVLLGYLMRRYPDALCQRYKLDSLEGLQDVDVLEAIGRKRGAMLGGGRVNIQKAAEVVLTDFRAGSTGRITLERPEEWVVWLKVAREREAQRLVDKAAREKERQGKSAAE
- a CDS encoding DUF3820 family protein, with translation MQNDDLMLLVTRQMPYGKYKGRLIADLPLHYLSWFSREGFPPGEIGRLLQLVFELQHNGLMSLLDPLRKR
- a CDS encoding YqgE/AlgH family protein, yielding MKSLSLANQFLIAMPNMADPLFARALVYLCEHGEHGAMGLIINKPSGIALAQLFDQIDLSIEPGPIAATQVLFGGPVQPDRGFVLHSPISDWQSSLKVTDDIMLTTSKDVLIAVSEQKGPEHILVTLGYAGWSGGQLEEEIASNAWLTVQSDPQIIFDLPAEERYDAAMALLGFDPSLLSGDVGHA
- the ruvX gene encoding Holliday junction resolvase RuvX, translated to MSVMPEGSALAFDFGERRIGVATGEALVGIAHPLCTIDTESNDERFARIAALIAEWQPQSLVVGLPTHADGTEHDMTRLARRFANRLKGRFALPVWLVDERHTSLLAESLLREAGLRGRKQKPVLDQVAAQAILQTWFEQPGEQV
- the smc gene encoding chromosome segregation protein SMC, which gives rise to MRLTHIKLSGFKSFVDPTSIPVPGQLVAVIGPNGCGKSNVIDAVRWVLGESSAKQLRGESMQDVIFNGSTTRKPVSRASVELVFDNADGQMAGPWGQYAEIAIKRVLTRQGESSYLINNQVVRRRDITDLFLGTGVGARGYAVIEQGMISRIIEARPEELRVYLEEAAGVSRYKDRRRETENRLADTRDNLSRVDDLRLELERQVERLTEQAAVAAQYHDLRAALTHKQNLLALARREEAARDEAHARAELARLESEEARLSQALSALDAELETVRDSHFSAGDRVQAAQHQVFETNAQLARLEEQQRHRQETRARIERDLARARNDRAMLADEQSGIADQRSEWLAQREELQMQLEEAMLRLEDDRAQLPDVEAEHAGHEALQSRLSEQHGERLRQRDLASQHIQHLQQSLQQKNDRLKALQQEQIALNLPSQSALDEAQRVVDDAREALASVQQRVVRDEAKQADLASEREKLDESLHRLRGELARAEAEVSALSALLSRQQDAGALTDWLAEQGLQQAPQLWQALQVEETWRSALEAVLAERLTARHGMLPAQPPPAALVLIDEAPASAPAVVARSLPALRDRVQAGAPFAAALDDWLAGVYLAEDLQQALALRPQLATGECLLTPQGHRVDRHSVQFHGDTADDGLMAQKARLDEAVSRVAALSPEVAALQSRRDSLVSQMNMLAEAIRGQKGAVTRLDGELNAATVAHVRLDQAARQGSARRMAILSEEAQLQEELALAQAQMLEAAEVIESVALELETLDEQMTQARAARARTQSTLAAAREQSQQAERQMHDIRLRLQAAEQQVAELTRRDEERGERDALLAERLEALAEEAESLLEDDGQASLQLLLAEREQADGELAAARDQLNGLAERMRALAAQQHEINQALPALREARQSALLAHQEARIAMERYSEELKEAAADEAALLADLGAGVKPNALAAEIARLARAMEGLGAVNLAALEELEQARLRGEYLGAQADDLLQAIATLESAIQKIDAESRAILQSTFDAVNAKMSEFFPTLFGGGRAELTLTGEDLLDAGVQIIAQPPGKKNSTIHLLSGGEKALTAMSLVFSLFSLNPAPFCLLDEVDAPLDDANTSRFCDLVKKMAERTQFLYISHNRLTMEMAEQLVGVTMQEKGVSRVVAVDIVQALQMRESA